From a single Candidatus Izimaplasma bacterium HR1 genomic region:
- the rnfA_1 gene encoding Electron transport complex protein RnfA, with translation MSVLAIAFGAIFVSNVVLNQFYGLCPFLGVSTKKSSALSMGMAVTFVITLSTMIAYVIYHKVLVPNGIEYLSTIVFILVIASFVQLVEMVIKRFSATVYSALGVYLPLITTNCAVLGVAIDVTVNGTGSSKILMAAGQVPTFFEATVYALGISIGYALVIFLFSAIREEMAAYPIKRNWQGIPIALITAFIMAMIFVGFGGIV, from the coding sequence ATGAGTGTTCTCGCAATCGCATTTGGTGCAATCTTCGTTAGTAACGTTGTATTAAACCAGTTTTATGGTCTTTGTCCATTCTTAGGAGTTTCAACTAAGAAATCAAGTGCTTTATCAATGGGTATGGCTGTAACATTCGTAATCACATTAAGTACAATGATTGCTTATGTAATTTATCATAAAGTATTAGTACCTAACGGTATTGAATATCTATCAACAATCGTATTTATCTTAGTAATCGCTTCATTTGTTCAACTAGTAGAAATGGTTATCAAAAGATTTAGTGCTACTGTTTACAGTGCACTTGGAGTTTACTTACCATTAATTACAACTAACTGTGCGGTATTAGGGGTAGCAATTGATGTTACTGTTAATGGTACAGGTTCAAGTAAAATCTTAATGGCTGCAGGACAAGTTCCAACATTCTTTGAAGCAACTGTTTATGCTTTAGGTATTTCAATCGGTTATGCACTTGTAATATTCTTATTCAGTGCTATCCGTGAAGAAATGGCTGCTTATCCAATCAAACGTAACTGGCAAGGTATTCCAATCGCGTTAATCACTGCCTTCATCATGGCTATGATCTTCGTTGGATTTGGAGGAATTGTATAA
- the rnfB_1 gene encoding Electron transport complex protein rnfB: MVYVIILAAVVSVVLALLLWGASVALHVEEDPRLQGIVDLLPNQNCGLCGNPGCKAMAQAILNEDSKLSQCKPGTAEMREDIAEFLETYDNDANGVDAIKVKM, from the coding sequence ATGGTATATGTAATTATTTTAGCTGCTGTCGTTAGTGTTGTCTTAGCCTTATTACTATGGGGAGCAAGTGTTGCCCTTCATGTAGAAGAAGATCCTAGACTACAAGGAATCGTTGATTTACTACCAAACCAAAACTGTGGTTTATGTGGTAATCCCGGTTGTAAAGCAATGGCACAAGCTATTCTTAATGAAGATTCTAAATTATCACAATGCAAACCAGGTACAGCAGAAATGAGAGAAGATATCGCAGAGTTCTTAGAAACATATGATAACGATGCTAATGGAGTAGATGCAATAAAAGTTAAAATGTAA
- the yigZ gene encoding IMPACT family member YigZ has translation MRSVKETISSETVINKSSFICYLTPVGSVKTVNSILKELRSEHPNANHHCYAYIIGKNQEIQKYSDDGEPSKTAGMPMIEVLKKQQLTNILAVTVRYFGGIKLGAGGLVRAYTKSVSETVIEATFTILVQYTKMNIIIPFDQIGNVEKYLRDSYHLINTEYTNEVIYTIELKSENLAKMKNTITEHTKGVAKYKYIDEYERYE, from the coding sequence ATGAGAAGTGTAAAAGAAACTATTAGTAGCGAAACAGTCATAAACAAGAGTAGCTTTATCTGTTATTTAACACCTGTAGGTAGTGTTAAAACAGTAAATTCTATCCTTAAGGAATTACGTTCTGAACATCCTAATGCAAATCATCATTGCTACGCATATATTATTGGTAAGAATCAAGAAATCCAAAAATATAGTGATGACGGAGAACCAAGTAAGACTGCCGGTATGCCAATGATTGAAGTTTTAAAGAAACAACAACTCACAAATATTCTTGCTGTAACGGTTAGGTATTTTGGTGGTATAAAATTAGGTGCGGGTGGACTTGTTAGAGCTTATACTAAAAGTGTAAGTGAAACAGTTATTGAAGCCACTTTTACCATTTTAGTACAATACACCAAAATGAATATAATTATCCCGTTTGATCAAATTGGAAATGTGGAGAAATACCTGAGAGATAGTTACCACCTTATTAATACTGAATATACTAATGAAGTAATTTATACGATTGAATTGAAAAGTGAAAATTTAGCGAAAATGAAAAACACTATTACTGAACACACTAAAGGTGTTGCTAAATATAAGTATATTGATGAGTACGAAAGATACGAATAA
- the cca gene encoding CCA-adding enzyme, protein MNRYFENAKGILKRLKSKGYDAYIVGGYVRDKVIGLKSDDIDITTSATPEEVDEVFENVKNTGRKFGGVTVIIDDHKYEVTTFRLEGEYAKHRYPKDVSFSKEVFDDIKRRDFTMNALYMDENENINDKFNGLKDIEDKIIRTINDPKERLNEDALRILRAFRFVSKLGFDIELETLAAITSLKHLVKTVTIERIMVELDKIFNGDYQKKAIKYLVKTGISEELYGIDKGLEYISNIKEFVYPLEVFIISDILGDLEDTWRFSNNNYRLIKQVVNLHEVTKENEFNKYILFSNKLDPCLLTNRINVLLGYKDQKQFIMDMYKDMPVMDVCDLKFKGQDILALTTMNNRRLISLVIDDLLYNVIMGIMPNEYEVLKQFSLRRVAELQKEMGDLNE, encoded by the coding sequence GTGAATAGATATTTTGAAAATGCAAAAGGAATCTTAAAAAGATTAAAGTCTAAAGGCTATGACGCATATATCGTTGGTGGTTATGTTAGAGACAAAGTCATAGGCTTGAAATCAGATGATATCGATATAACAACAAGTGCAACTCCTGAAGAAGTAGATGAAGTATTTGAAAATGTCAAAAATACTGGTAGAAAATTTGGAGGAGTTACAGTTATAATTGATGATCATAAATATGAAGTAACGACATTTCGTTTAGAGGGTGAATACGCTAAACATCGTTATCCTAAAGACGTATCTTTTTCTAAAGAAGTCTTTGATGATATTAAACGTCGTGATTTTACTATGAATGCATTATATATGGATGAAAATGAAAATATCAATGATAAATTTAATGGTTTAAAAGATATTGAAGATAAAATTATAAGAACAATCAATGACCCTAAAGAAAGACTTAATGAAGATGCCCTTAGAATATTACGAGCTTTTCGTTTTGTCAGTAAACTAGGTTTTGATATTGAATTAGAAACCTTAGCCGCAATAACTTCTTTAAAACATTTAGTAAAGACTGTAACAATCGAGAGAATTATGGTTGAACTGGACAAAATATTTAATGGTGATTATCAAAAGAAAGCTATTAAATATTTAGTCAAAACAGGTATTAGTGAAGAGTTATACGGTATAGATAAAGGTTTAGAATACATCAGTAACATAAAAGAATTTGTCTATCCTTTAGAAGTGTTTATTATCTCTGACATTTTAGGAGATTTAGAAGATACTTGGCGTTTTAGTAATAACAACTACCGACTTATTAAACAGGTAGTTAACTTACATGAAGTAACAAAAGAAAACGAATTTAATAAATATATACTATTTTCAAATAAATTAGATCCATGTTTACTTACAAACAGAATCAATGTCTTACTAGGATATAAAGATCAAAAGCAATTTATTATGGACATGTACAAAGATATGCCAGTAATGGATGTATGTGATCTTAAATTCAAAGGACAAGACATCTTAGCTCTAACAACGATGAATAACCGAAGATTAATTAGTTTAGTAATTGATGACTTGCTTTATAATGTAATTATGGGTATAATGCCTAACGAGTATGAAGTATTAAAACAATTCTCTTTAAGAAGAGTAGCAGAATTACAAAAAGAAATGGGAGATCTCAATGAGTAG
- the amyX gene encoding Pullulanase, with product MSSKFYSYLDDFSQITVIVPNKYRDDFVKSFKVIGNDEEIDLEIISTELLGNERKYITRFDGYILLNHMYHIFDDNNESSELFTGKIVRTELFDDIYYYENTDLGSSYRRDRTKFKIWTPVAKYMKLELVDKQGASEIVPMEYDNQGVWYLRLRGDYEGYKYRYISYVNGKEHTLVDPYGISSNANAEYSYVIDPAKLYKMRQQRPKFSGVPNDAVIYESHVRDFTISDSTNATYPGLYKSYTEPGLTTKQGNKAGLDYLIDLGITHVQLLPIYDFGGVDESDPTKHYNWGYNPEQYNVPEGWFSTDPDDPYARINELRELIDNLHKNHLRVVMDVVFNHVFDHKWFAFEKIIPGYGYRFDEQGLMTDSSGCGNDLATERKMVRKFIIDSVMYWAKEYKVDGFRFDLMGLIDIKTMNTLRQKLDRFRKDIIVYGEGWRMPTEIGYERSAHMYNKHLLFNIGHFNDKTRELIKGATFDSKQKGYALGSNAKLDDIKNIILGSANHKFLFRYPSQSINYVECHDNNSFYDKAIGALGVDVKEDEIKKRQRLATAMVILSQGVPFIHCGQEFYRTKQGVENSYKSPDKINLVDWNLVDENMRDIEVIKELIRIRKKYDLFRLTAPSKIRDYIEIHCLESGTIIYKLKDVENDIIVIFKNNQEKETIDLEGRYNLIFDGRKKSRRLLAKINVDEITTYILKRK from the coding sequence ATGAGTAGCAAATTTTATTCGTACTTAGATGATTTTAGTCAAATAACGGTAATTGTTCCCAATAAATACCGTGATGACTTTGTAAAATCATTTAAAGTAATCGGGAATGATGAAGAGATTGATTTAGAAATCATCTCTACAGAGTTATTAGGGAACGAAAGAAAGTATATAACAAGATTTGACGGGTACATTTTATTAAATCATATGTATCATATTTTTGATGATAATAATGAATCTAGTGAGTTATTCACAGGGAAAATAGTTCGCACTGAATTATTCGATGATATTTATTATTACGAAAATACTGATTTAGGTTCTAGTTATCGAAGAGACCGTACTAAATTTAAAATTTGGACACCGGTAGCTAAGTATATGAAACTAGAATTAGTTGATAAACAAGGTGCAAGCGAAATAGTTCCAATGGAATATGATAATCAGGGTGTTTGGTATTTACGTTTACGCGGTGATTATGAAGGTTATAAATACCGTTATATCAGTTACGTAAATGGTAAAGAACATACATTAGTAGATCCATACGGAATTAGTTCAAATGCTAACGCTGAATATAGTTATGTTATCGACCCTGCTAAACTATATAAAATGCGTCAACAAAGACCTAAATTTAGTGGTGTACCGAATGATGCCGTAATCTATGAATCACATGTTAGAGATTTTACGATTAGTGATTCGACAAATGCAACATATCCCGGTTTATATAAATCTTACACAGAGCCAGGGTTAACAACTAAACAAGGAAATAAAGCTGGATTAGATTATTTAATCGATTTAGGAATTACCCATGTTCAGTTATTACCTATTTATGATTTTGGTGGAGTAGATGAATCTGATCCAACAAAACATTATAATTGGGGTTACAACCCTGAACAATATAATGTACCTGAAGGATGGTTTAGTACTGATCCTGACGATCCTTACGCCCGAATCAATGAGTTAAGAGAACTAATTGATAACTTACATAAAAATCATTTAAGAGTAGTTATGGATGTTGTCTTTAATCATGTCTTTGATCACAAATGGTTTGCTTTTGAGAAAATCATTCCAGGTTACGGATATCGTTTTGACGAACAAGGATTAATGACTGATAGCTCTGGTTGTGGAAATGATCTAGCTACAGAAAGAAAAATGGTTCGAAAGTTTATCATTGATAGCGTTATGTACTGGGCAAAAGAATACAAAGTAGATGGCTTTAGATTTGATTTAATGGGATTAATTGATATTAAAACAATGAATACCTTACGTCAAAAACTAGACCGTTTTAGAAAAGATATAATCGTTTATGGTGAAGGTTGGAGAATGCCAACTGAAATTGGTTATGAACGAAGCGCTCATATGTATAATAAACATTTGTTATTTAACATTGGACATTTCAATGATAAAACAAGAGAACTTATTAAAGGTGCAACTTTTGATTCAAAACAAAAAGGTTATGCCCTTGGTTCTAATGCTAAATTAGATGATATTAAAAATATAATTCTTGGTAGCGCAAACCATAAATTCTTATTCCGTTATCCATCACAATCAATTAATTATGTTGAATGTCATGATAATAACTCATTCTACGATAAGGCAATTGGTGCTTTAGGAGTAGATGTTAAAGAAGACGAAATTAAAAAACGTCAAAGACTAGCTACAGCAATGGTTATCCTTTCGCAAGGTGTTCCATTTATTCATTGTGGACAGGAGTTTTATAGAACTAAACAAGGTGTAGAAAACTCTTATAAATCACCAGATAAAATTAACCTAGTTGATTGGAATCTAGTTGATGAAAATATGCGTGATATTGAAGTAATCAAAGAGTTAATCCGAATTAGAAAGAAATATGATTTATTCCGCTTAACTGCTCCTTCAAAAATTAGGGATTACATTGAGATTCATTGCTTAGAATCAGGAACCATTATTTATAAATTAAAAGATGTTGAAAATGATATAATTGTTATCTTCAAAAATAATCAAGAAAAAGAAACAATTGACTTAGAAGGAAGATACAATTTAATCTTTGATGGTCGTAAGAAATCACGTCGTTTATTAGCTAAAATAAACGTAGATGAAATCACAACATACATATTAAAAAGAAAATAG
- the yhaM gene encoding 3'-5' exoribonuclease YhaM yields MEQSFYAKLETVNSTSYDTNTLRVTAENKEGYTLRVDENSKLDVGSIYEFKCQPIIFKEKEQLEVLEFTHIDDSEIAFERRQELMSTFYEYSPVDSVESKTIIEKYVKQIENPVIKEVVDTIYKKHERDFYLYPAATKFHHAYIGGLSYHTSTMMKLIDGFMDVYPFLNKDLLIAGILLHDVLKVEELSNYAGPEYTKEGKLLGHITMGVKEIELVAYELGHLKKEEVLLLQHMILSHHYYGNYGSPKKTNIPEALILHFIDNIDSKMTVLKETLEQIEPGEFTPSIPVLDRERYYKSKL; encoded by the coding sequence ATGGAACAATCGTTTTATGCAAAATTAGAAACAGTAAATAGTACATCATATGATACAAATACATTACGTGTTACAGCAGAGAATAAAGAAGGTTACACATTACGAGTAGATGAAAACTCAAAACTAGATGTTGGTTCAATTTATGAGTTTAAATGTCAACCAATCATCTTCAAAGAAAAAGAGCAATTAGAAGTTTTAGAGTTTACACATATTGATGATAGCGAGATTGCTTTTGAAAGACGCCAAGAATTAATGAGTACTTTCTATGAGTATAGTCCAGTCGATTCAGTTGAATCGAAAACTATTATTGAGAAATATGTAAAACAAATCGAAAACCCAGTTATTAAAGAAGTAGTAGATACAATCTACAAAAAACATGAAAGAGATTTTTATCTTTATCCAGCAGCAACAAAATTCCATCATGCGTATATTGGTGGATTAAGCTATCATACTTCAACAATGATGAAGTTAATTGATGGATTTATGGATGTTTACCCATTCCTAAATAAAGATCTATTAATCGCTGGTATCTTACTTCATGACGTTTTAAAAGTAGAAGAGCTATCGAACTACGCTGGTCCAGAATATACCAAAGAAGGTAAATTACTTGGACATATTACAATGGGTGTAAAAGAAATTGAATTAGTAGCTTATGAATTAGGACACTTAAAAAAAGAAGAAGTATTATTACTTCAACACATGATTTTATCTCATCATTACTATGGTAATTATGGTAGTCCAAAGAAAACAAATATTCCTGAAGCATTAATTCTTCACTTTATTGATAATATTGATTCTAAAATGACAGTTTTAAAAGAAACTCTAGAACAAATAGAACCAGGTGAATTCACACCTTCTATCCCTGTCTTAGACCGTGAAAGATACTATAAATCAAAACTATAG
- the yycJ gene encoding Putative metallo-hydrolase YycJ, translated as MKITVLASGSGGNATFLEVNNTKILIDCGISFRQINQRLSQRDLTIENLDGILITHEHGDHIKGLDVSLRKLDTVCYLTKDTFEGMYYKVKDNLHPSKLKYITPYESFMINEVEILPISISHDSSDAVGYIIKYKEEKLVYITDIGYLPNRDHELLKNANMYVFESNYDITLLFTSNRPFYLKQRIDSVKGHMSNNDSAYNLAQLVGDKTKQIVLAHRSKECNTNEQALETYNEVFKEYGLNIKDYNIEVAHQDIPSETYEI; from the coding sequence ATGAAAATTACAGTTTTAGCTAGTGGTTCGGGTGGGAACGCTACTTTTCTTGAAGTAAATAACACCAAAATTTTAATTGATTGTGGAATCTCATTTAGACAGATTAATCAACGGTTAAGTCAAAGAGATTTAACTATTGAAAATTTAGATGGAATTCTTATAACTCATGAACACGGAGATCACATAAAAGGATTAGATGTTTCTTTAAGGAAATTAGACACCGTTTGTTACCTAACTAAAGATACATTTGAAGGAATGTATTATAAGGTTAAAGACAACCTTCACCCTTCTAAATTAAAGTATATTACTCCATATGAATCGTTTATGATTAATGAAGTAGAAATACTTCCAATCAGCATCTCCCATGATTCTAGTGATGCGGTAGGATATATTATAAAATATAAAGAAGAGAAACTAGTATATATAACTGATATCGGATACTTGCCAAACCGGGATCATGAACTACTTAAAAATGCTAACATGTATGTCTTTGAATCTAATTATGATATCACTTTATTATTCACTTCCAATCGACCATTCTATTTAAAACAAAGAATTGATAGTGTTAAGGGTCATATGTCAAACAATGATTCAGCTTATAACTTAGCACAATTAGTTGGCGATAAAACAAAGCAAATCGTCTTAGCTCATAGAAGTAAAGAATGTAATACCAACGAACAAGCTTTAGAAACATATAATGAAGTATTTAAAGAATATGGGTTAAATATTAAAGACTACAATATAGAAGTGGCGCATCAAGATATACCATCAGAAACATATGAAATTTAG
- a CDS encoding thiamine kinase, with the protein MMTNEQVIKEVTSEVFGINSNQVEVVERLMGGMSNYTYVFKINDKKYTFRIPGKNAEKFVDRIIEQKNINTVNELGLNNHTLFLDVESGYKIAEYIEGKPLSELNPLDYLNKAAEVLHKIHNSSLKAENDYDPKGRLAFYESHLEEYDYKHTDRYLKLKKRWEKLSKEYMDNKRLTLTHGDSQISNFVVTDNGLRLMDWEFTGNNDPFYDIACFGNNDFNHAVSLLPVYLGHQPSTKEYNRLYFFRAFQCLQWHNVALYKEFIGLSIDLGVDFNFIANLYLDKTEKFLDSIK; encoded by the coding sequence ATGATGACAAACGAACAAGTTATTAAAGAAGTTACTTCAGAAGTATTTGGGATAAATTCTAATCAAGTAGAAGTAGTAGAAAGATTAATGGGAGGAATGAGTAACTATACTTATGTTTTTAAGATAAATGATAAGAAATACACATTTCGTATCCCCGGTAAAAATGCTGAAAAATTTGTTGATAGAATTATTGAACAAAAAAATATCAATACAGTTAATGAATTAGGGTTAAACAATCATACCTTATTCTTAGACGTTGAATCAGGATATAAAATTGCTGAATATATTGAAGGTAAACCACTAAGCGAACTAAATCCTTTAGATTACCTAAATAAAGCAGCTGAAGTATTACATAAAATTCATAATAGTAGTTTAAAAGCAGAAAATGATTATGATCCTAAAGGACGTTTAGCGTTCTATGAGTCACATTTAGAAGAGTATGATTATAAACATACAGATAGATATTTAAAACTTAAGAAAAGATGGGAAAAATTATCTAAAGAATATATGGATAATAAACGCCTAACTTTAACTCATGGTGATTCACAAATATCTAACTTTGTCGTTACTGATAATGGGTTGCGTTTAATGGACTGGGAATTCACCGGAAATAACGATCCATTTTATGATATTGCATGTTTCGGAAATAACGACTTTAACCACGCTGTTTCATTACTACCAGTTTATTTAGGACACCAACCATCAACAAAAGAATATAATAGACTATATTTCTTTAGAGCATTCCAATGTCTTCAATGGCATAATGTTGCTTTATATAAAGAATTTATCGGTTTAAGTATTGATTTAGGAGTAGACTTTAACTTTATTGCTAACTTATATTTAGATAAAACAGAAAAGTTCCTAGATTCAATAAAATAA